The Cytobacillus oceanisediminis genomic interval TGTGCACATATATAAATTGCACAACATGATAATAGCTGAAAATTGAGTTTAAATGATAGATGCTGCTCAGGAGAAAGAGAAAGGGGATACATGATGAACGAAAAACAGCGTTTAGAAAGCCAGCAAGTGCAAACAGCAAATCCTTCGGACAAAAAATCCGTAAAGGATTACAGCAAATACTTTGAAACTGTTTATACTGCACCTTCCTTAAAGGAAGCGAAAAAACGCGGTAAAGAAGAAGTGAAATATCATAAAGATTTTAGCATTCCTGAAGAATTTCATGGCATGGGGAATGGCCGCAAATTCTATATCCGCACTTACGGCTGCCAGATGAATGAGCATGATACCGAAGTTATGGCTGGTATTTTCCTTGGTCTTGGCTATGAGCATACAGAATCAGTGGAAGATGCAAATGTCATTTTGCTTAATACATGTGCCATCCGTGAAAATGCCGAAAATAAAGTGTTTGGAGAACTTGGCCATCTAAAACATTTAAAAAAGGAAAATCCCGATCTTCTAATTGGTGTCTGCGGATGTATGTCACAGGAAGAATCTGTTGTTAACAAGATTCTTAAAACATATAACCAGGTAGATATGATATTTGGAACACACAACATTCACCGTCTTCCTAACATTCTTCAAGAAGCGTATATGTCGAAGGAAATGGTTATTGAAGTATGGTCTAAAGAAGGGGATGTAATTGAGAACCTTCCAAAAGTGCGCCGCGGCAATATTAAAGCATGGGTCAACATTATGTACGGCTGTGATAAATTCTGCACGTACTGCATTGTTCCTTATACACGCGGAAAAGAGCGGAGCAGACGTCCTGAGGATATCATTCAGGAAGTGCGCCAGTTAGCGGCACAGGGCTACCAGGAAATTACCCTGCTTGGGCAAAACGTAAACGCGTATGGAAAAGATTTTGAGGATATGAAATACGGCCTTGGCGATTTAATGGATGAAATGCGCAAAATCGACATTCCGCGAGTACGCTTTACAACCAGCCATCCGCGCGACTTTGACGATCATCTGATTGAAGTGCTTGCCAAAGGCGGCAATCTGGTAGAGCATATTCACCTTCCAGTTCAATCTGGTTCTACAGATGTCCTGAAAATCATGGCCCGTAAATATACAAGGGAACAATACTTGGAGCTGGTTCGCAAGATTAAAGCGGCTATTCCAGAGGCTACTTTCACAACTGATATCATCGTCGGCTATCCTAATGAGACAGAAGAGCAATTTGAAGAAACAATATCCCTGTATAGGGAGGTAGGCTTCGAAGCTGCTTATACGTTCATTTACTCACCTCGTGAAGGCACACCAGCGGCTAAAATGGTGGATAACGTGCCAATGGAAGTGAAGAAAGAACGTCTTCAGCGCCTGAACGCAGTTGTTAATGAATTATCGGCAGAAGCAATGAAAAAATATAAAGGCCAGACTGTCGAAGTTCTTGTGGAAGGGGAAAGCAAGAACAATCCTGAAATTCTTGCAGGATACACAAGAAAGAACAAGCTGGTAAACTTTAAGGGACCGAAAACAGCAATCGGCAAAATTGTGAATGTAAAAGTAACCGATGCGAAGACTTGGTCCCTAAACGGAGAAATGGCAGAAGAACTAGACGCGGTTGAGGTGAAGCAGTAATGGCAAAATACACAAAAGATGAGATTGTAGAACGTGCGAAGGAATTGGCACGCATGATTGCAGAGACAGAAGAAGTGGATTTCTTCAAGCGTGCAGAAGCACAGATTAATGAAAACGAAAAGGTTAGTGCTACCATTACAACGATCAAAGGCTTGCAAAAGCAGGCTGTCAATCTTCAGCACTATGGTAAAGCTGAAGCATTAAAGAAAACGGAAGAAAAAATTGCCCAGTTGGAACAGCAGCTGGATGAAATCCCGGTTGTCCAGGAATTCAAGCAATCCCAGGTGGATGTTAATGAATTGCTGCAGATTGTGGCTAATACGATTTCCAACACTGTAACAGACGAAGTCATTACTTCTACAGGCGGAAATCTCCTGAGCGGCGAAACGGGATCAAAAATCAGCAACAGCAGCTGTACACATTAATAAACTGATAGCGAAACACCCTGCACCAATTAGTGCAGGGTGTTTTTTACGTTCTATATTTAAGGGAGGAATTGGTATTGGCCATGGGTTGTGGGGGGGCCTTTTATTGGTTTCGCAATAGTTCTACTGCCTTTAAAAATTCTTTTCTGTACTCCTGCTGTTCAATGATCGCAGCATTTAACGTTGACAGCAGGGATTGATTCAGCATTTTAGTCCCTGCATCATCAGATTTTTTGTCCAAAAAGTTGAGGAGAAAAGTATATACAAGGAGCAATGTCGAGTAATTATCCACATATGTGAGATTGATAGCCCGTCCGCCCTTTCCGCCAGCAGCATGGTTATTGATCGACGGTATTCCGGCTTCTGCAGCCATATCAATAAACTCCTTTGGAATACCCAGCTGCTTGAGGACTTCCGGATCCAGATCCAGCTTTTGCATATTTTGACTTAGCATGGTACTCCCTCCCTTCTTTTTGGACGTTTTAAGATTCTGTATAGAAAGAATTGCTTTATCTTTAATTATGCTTTGTTGCTTTGCTGCTGAGTTGTAGTGTTCACAGAAATGGCTGTGGAGTCTCCTCCATTTGCAATATTGTATTGAGCTGAAAGAATTGGAATGTTGATCAGTGCAGCGTTAATAGCAAAGCCTCCACCAGAAATCGGCAATTGGCCGTTTAGGTTTGTTTGAGGAAGGTTTGCTTGTGCAGCGAAAGTAAAAGCTTCCGCTTCATTGCCGCTGTCTGCTCCATTTACTGCTCCGCCGCTCGGCAATACGCCATTGTCTTTTTCGTAATCGTCATAGCATCTTGATAGCATATTTTTTTCACCTCCTTCAATTGATTGAAGTGGCTGTTTTCTAGATTATGAGTCTTTCTTCATCATGTCTGAAAGATCCAGATCCAGAAGTTTTTTACCGTTTACAGATAGTTTCACCTGTTTATAATCCTCGGATGTTTCCACAACAGGCAGCAGATTTTTTAATGCAGGAATTATATTCCCGATCCCGGAGGAATTTTTTGTGAAGAGCCCTTCTAAGTTTTTCAACGGCTTAAGAGATTCCATAAGATTTCCTTTTAACTCTTCAGACTGAATTTTTTCTAATCCTTTTGTATAGAATCCGCCCAATGTTTCAGTAAACTTGGCTACCATTTGTTCAGCATATTGTTTTGCTTCTTCCCCTGTCAGCTCCTTGCCATTGATTGAAACTTTATAGTTGGAGTTCTCCTTGTCTGCCATTCCTGTTCACCTCCTTATCGATAGTTTATTATATAGATTCTTGAGCCAAGCTGTCTCCGCAGATGCAGCAGGACAAACGTGCATTTTTCAATCACATACCTATCAGTGAGTTTTAAGGCCTTACCATAGGCAGGCACTTTCCTTATTTATATAGAGAATTCTCCTGCTGGATTTGTTCTGACCGGAACATTCGCCCGCTCCCGGCATACTATAAATCATGCCAATACTTTTGCCTAACATTCATCAAAAATTATCGCACACTAGTCTAATATCCCGCATAGGATGAATTGAAAATGAATGAGGAGGGTTCGCTCGCAATGGGAGATTACAGAGAGATTATAACGAAAGCGGTCGTTGCGAAAGGACGTAAATTCACACAGTCCAATCATACGATCTGCCCGTCACACCATCCGTCAAGCATACTTGGCTGCTGGATCATAAACCATACGTACGAGGCGAAAAAAGCTGGAAAAACAGTGGAAATCTGCGGCCATTATGACATTAACGTTTGGTACTCTTTCAACAACAATACAAAAACCGAAGTTGTTACCGAACGGGTTGAGTATAAAGATGTCATTAAATTGAAGTACCGTGATCCGGACTGTTTGGATGATCATGATGTCATCGCCCGTGTTCTGCAGCAGCCTAGCTGCTGTGAAGCAGTCATTTCTCCAAACGGCAACAAAATCATCGTCACTGTGGAAAGAGAGTTCATGGTCGAGGTGATCGGCGAAACAAAAGTTTGTGTAGCTGTTTACCCAGACAAGTGCGAATGTGATGATGACGATTGGGGACTTGATGTGGACGATGAAGAATTCGAGGATTTAAATCCGGATTTCTTGGTGGGAACTGAAGAAGAATAATGACAAACTAGGAGGTTTTGCTTCCTAGTTTTTCTTTTTATATTTTCATAATGCCAGCCATATTCCAGCGAATTAACGATAGTATCTTCCGCCTTTAGTCTGAATTCATCTGCAGAGTCTTTCCTTAGAATGGAGGTATAAGATGTAAAGGGGAGAGGCAAGGATGAAAATATTTCAATTGAATTTGAAGTGCAATGATTTAGACAGGATGAAAGAATTTTATACAAATGTGCTGGAGATGGAGCTGCTGACGGAGACTGAAAGTTATTTTACGATCATGGCCGGCTCAACTAAGATTCTTTTTGAGAAAGATGCAGCGATTCCTTTTTATCATGTATGCTTCCGGACTAATACTGAGTACTTTGATCATATATATCAGAAATTAGGGGCTGAAAGTGTGCTGCTGCCAAATGAGTGCGGCGAATACAGTATGTTTTGGAAAGGAAAGCAGGCCTATTTTATCGATCCGGACGGAAATATTATGGAGATGCTGGAGCGGCCTTTGGATGGTGTAAAAAAGGAGGGTATCCGCTGGCATGATGTTGGGGAAGTTGGCTTGCCTGTCAAAGATGTAGCTGCAATGGAGCAGGAATTAGATCAGTATCTGTACAATGAACAGATGGATTCCAGCGAGACGTTTGCTTTTTACGGAGACAGGAAAGGGGTTTTTGTGTTAGTGAAGGAAGGGCGGAACTGGTATCCAACAGAAAGGGCTGCCGTTATTTCTCCTATTAAGATATTTGCTTCGGGACCAAGGGATGCCATGTTTCAGCATCAGGAATATCCTTACGAAGTGATCGTGAGAAAGGAATGGGAAGGGAGCATCCCAGCTGTGCAATTTCGCATTGCACGTCCGACAAACCAGCTTGATAAACTCATCTCCTTTTATGAAAAAGGACTGGGTCTGAAGAGAGTCGGCGAGTTTCGGAATCATGAAGGCTATGATGGCATTATGATTGGTCTGCCTGATAGCCAGTATCATCTTGAATTTACTCAATCCAAGGAAAAAATGGAGCTTCCGCAGCCGACAAAGGAGCATCTATTAGTCTTTTATGTGGGAGACCGCCTGGAGCGGGATAACATTGCCGAAAGGCTTTCTGCTTTTGGGTATTTGGAAACAGAACCGGAAAATCCATATTGGGGCAGAGGCGGAGTTACGATAGAAGATCCTGATGGATGGCCGATTGTATTGATGAATACGCCAGGAATATGAAGCTTCCGGTTTGCCGGGAGCTTTTCCAATGATAATTTTAAAATGAATAAGCCATCGTTTTCCTAAATATGTTAAAATAGCAAAGTAGTAAAATGAATGCAGAAAGGTTGAGGGTTTATGTTTAAAAAGGTTGCCTCTGATGTGCTGGGATTAAGCGATGTAGGAAGCGTCATCCAGCCGGCTGATTATGACAAAGTTGATGCTGACGATTATGTCCTGCATGAAGATAATGAGAAAATTTATTTCCTGATCAAGTCCAAGTCGGATGAATACTGCTTTACGAATAAGGCGCTTATTCATCTGGATGGTACTAGTGCAATCAGCAAAAAACGAACTCTAAAGCGCTACAGCTACCGCGAATATAGCATTTCAAATGTGATGCTGGAAACAGCTGGTACAGTTGATTTGGATGTGGAAATCAAATTCGTGATCGGATCTCAGGCTTTCTCTATTGACGTACATAAAAAGCATATCGAAGAATTGAAAGATTTATATAAAGCCCTGATCCGCATTTCCGAAATCTGCCGAGAAAATGAGGTGTCCATGGAGTATGCTGAAAAAAGCCTGAATTTGGCATCAAGCACTCTTGGACGTTCAGTGTCCAATCAGGACGCTAATGTGGTGGACAATTTCCGTGTACTAAATGAAACAGCCTTCAACTGGCTGATGAACAGCCGCAAGAAATATAATGTGAAAGATTTCGGATATGTGTTTGAAAAATACATCAATAACTAAGAAATACTGGCAGCTCTCCATTTGGGGAGCTGCTGTTTTTCTAAAATAAGAAGGTTTAAGTTTTGAACTTCGATAACTGTCTAGCTCCGACGCCTACCCCCTCGAGGTCACAAGCCAATCCTCCCAAAAAGGCAAAGAACGCCTTTCCGTGAGGATCATCTTGTGCTTGTCGGGGGTGGGGCAAGGCGCTTCCGCTTTTCTAATCGCCAAATATTGCACGACTGAGTCAGCCGATAATCTATGATATAATGAAAAAGACGTTTTTAGAGGAAATCTCTAAAACAGGATTATAAAATAATAGATTATCGAACGTTGGAGGAAGTTATGGCAGCAGCATATACGCCTATGATACAGCAATATTTAAGGGTAAAGGCAGAATATCAGGATGCCTTTTTATTTTTTCGCCTTGGCGACTTTTACGAAATGTTTTTTGATGATGCACTTAAAGCATCACAGGAGCTTGAAATCACACTAACCAGCCGCGAAGGAGGCACGGAAGAACGGATTCCCATGTGCGGGGTGCCGTATCATTCAGCACCAGTTTATATTGAACAATTGATTGAAAAAGGCTACAAAGTCGCAATCTGCGAGCAAACAGAAGATCCGAAACAGGCAAAAGGTGTTGTGAAGCGGGAAGTCGTACAGCTTATCACGCCTGGAACAATGATGGAAGGCAAAGGCCTTCAGGAAAAAGAAAACAATTACATTGCATCGATTTCGGTTTTTGAAGATGAAACTTTTGGATTTGCCACAAATGATTTATCAACAGGTGAGACGAAAGTAACGATGTTAAGCAGCGGGTTTGATGAAGTTTTGAACGAGCTGTCCATGTCAGGAGCAAGGGAAGTGGTCATCTCATCCGATTTTGATGGAGATTGGCAGCGGAAAATGAAAGAACGATCCGTCATGGCGATTTCATTCGAGGATGATTGCGGAGTCCGAGACTCTTTCGAGGGGCTTTTGGCTGATTTAAATCAGGACAAGCTTAGGACAACCTCTTCCAGACTGATTAATTACCTGTACCGTACGCAGAAGAGAAGCTTGGATCACCTTCAAAAAGTGGCTACTTATCAGATTAATCAATACATGAAAATCGATTATTTTTCGAAAAAGAATCTTGAGCTGACAGAAACCATCCGCAGCAAAGGCAAGAAGGGTTCACTGTTATGGCTGCTGGATGAAACGAAGACAGCCATGGGAGGACGCCTGTTAAAGCAATGGATTGACAGGCCGCTTATTGATGAACAGGAAATCAAGCGCCGCCATTCGCTGGTTGAAACGTTCATGGGCTCTTTCTTTGAACGGGAAGAAATCCGGGAAAAGCTGAAGGAAGTCTATGATCTGGAACGCCTTGCTGGAAGAGTGGCTTTTGGAAATGTGAATGCCCGCGACCTTGTGCAGCTTAAGAAATCTCTTCAGCAGATACCTATTTTAAAAGAAATGGTCTCAAATCTGCCGAATGAAGAAGCAGTGAGGCTTGCTGAGCGCCTGGATGCCTGTGAAGAAGTCACGGATACTTTGGAAAGCGCGATTATGGAAAATCCGCCCCTGTCTTTGAAGGATGGAAACATCATTCAGGACGGCTACCATGAAGAGCTGGATAAATACCGTGATGCCAGCCGCAATGGGAAAACCTGGATTGCCCAGCTTGAGAAGCAGGAACGTGAAAAAACAGGCATTAAATCATTAAAAATCGGATTTAACCGTGTGTTTGGCTATTATATTGAAGTTACTCGAGCTAACCTTCATCTTCTAAAAGAAGGGCAATATGAGCGCAAGCAGACCCTGACCAATGCGGAGCGATTTATTACGCCTGAATTAAAGGAAAAAGAGGCACTCATACTGGAAGCGCAGGAAAAGTGTGTGGAGCTCGAGTATGAATTATTTACGAATGTCCGCGAATATGTAAAAGAGTATATTCCGAGATTGCAAAAGCTGGCGAAAACGGTAAGTGAGCTGGATGTACTTCAGTGCTTCGCTGCTGTCAGCGAGCAGAGGCATTATATAAAGCCAAGCTTTTCAAATGAAAGACGGGTTTATATCAAAGACGGCC includes:
- the miaB gene encoding tRNA (N6-isopentenyl adenosine(37)-C2)-methylthiotransferase MiaB gives rise to the protein MMNEKQRLESQQVQTANPSDKKSVKDYSKYFETVYTAPSLKEAKKRGKEEVKYHKDFSIPEEFHGMGNGRKFYIRTYGCQMNEHDTEVMAGIFLGLGYEHTESVEDANVILLNTCAIRENAENKVFGELGHLKHLKKENPDLLIGVCGCMSQEESVVNKILKTYNQVDMIFGTHNIHRLPNILQEAYMSKEMVIEVWSKEGDVIENLPKVRRGNIKAWVNIMYGCDKFCTYCIVPYTRGKERSRRPEDIIQEVRQLAAQGYQEITLLGQNVNAYGKDFEDMKYGLGDLMDEMRKIDIPRVRFTTSHPRDFDDHLIEVLAKGGNLVEHIHLPVQSGSTDVLKIMARKYTREQYLELVRKIKAAIPEATFTTDIIVGYPNETEEQFEETISLYREVGFEAAYTFIYSPREGTPAAKMVDNVPMEVKKERLQRLNAVVNELSAEAMKKYKGQTVEVLVEGESKNNPEILAGYTRKNKLVNFKGPKTAIGKIVNVKVTDAKTWSLNGEMAEELDAVEVKQ
- a CDS encoding RicAFT regulatory complex protein RicA family protein; translation: MAKYTKDEIVERAKELARMIAETEEVDFFKRAEAQINENEKVSATITTIKGLQKQAVNLQHYGKAEALKKTEEKIAQLEQQLDEIPVVQEFKQSQVDVNELLQIVANTISNTVTDEVITSTGGNLLSGETGSKISNSSCTH
- a CDS encoding outer spore coat protein CotE translates to MGDYREIITKAVVAKGRKFTQSNHTICPSHHPSSILGCWIINHTYEAKKAGKTVEICGHYDINVWYSFNNNTKTEVVTERVEYKDVIKLKYRDPDCLDDHDVIARVLQQPSCCEAVISPNGNKIIVTVEREFMVEVIGETKVCVAVYPDKCECDDDDWGLDVDDEEFEDLNPDFLVGTEEE
- a CDS encoding VOC family protein; the encoded protein is MFQHQEYPYEVIVRKEWEGSIPAVQFRIARPTNQLDKLISFYEKGLGLKRVGEFRNHEGYDGIMIGLPDSQYHLEFTQSKEKMELPQPTKEHLLVFYVGDRLERDNIAERLSAFGYLETEPENPYWGRGGVTIEDPDGWPIVLMNTPGI
- a CDS encoding PH domain-containing protein, which gives rise to MFKKVASDVLGLSDVGSVIQPADYDKVDADDYVLHEDNEKIYFLIKSKSDEYCFTNKALIHLDGTSAISKKRTLKRYSYREYSISNVMLETAGTVDLDVEIKFVIGSQAFSIDVHKKHIEELKDLYKALIRISEICRENEVSMEYAEKSLNLASSTLGRSVSNQDANVVDNFRVLNETAFNWLMNSRKKYNVKDFGYVFEKYINN
- the mutS gene encoding DNA mismatch repair protein MutS, coding for MAAAYTPMIQQYLRVKAEYQDAFLFFRLGDFYEMFFDDALKASQELEITLTSREGGTEERIPMCGVPYHSAPVYIEQLIEKGYKVAICEQTEDPKQAKGVVKREVVQLITPGTMMEGKGLQEKENNYIASISVFEDETFGFATNDLSTGETKVTMLSSGFDEVLNELSMSGAREVVISSDFDGDWQRKMKERSVMAISFEDDCGVRDSFEGLLADLNQDKLRTTSSRLINYLYRTQKRSLDHLQKVATYQINQYMKIDYFSKKNLELTETIRSKGKKGSLLWLLDETKTAMGGRLLKQWIDRPLIDEQEIKRRHSLVETFMGSFFEREEIREKLKEVYDLERLAGRVAFGNVNARDLVQLKKSLQQIPILKEMVSNLPNEEAVRLAERLDACEEVTDTLESAIMENPPLSLKDGNIIQDGYHEELDKYRDASRNGKTWIAQLEKQEREKTGIKSLKIGFNRVFGYYIEVTRANLHLLKEGQYERKQTLTNAERFITPELKEKEALILEAQEKCVELEYELFTNVREYVKEYIPRLQKLAKTVSELDVLQCFAAVSEQRHYIKPSFSNERRVYIKDGRHPVVEKVLNAQEYVPNDCYMDADREMLLITGPNMSGKSTYMRQIALTAILAQIGCYVPASEAVLPIFDQVFTRIGAADDLISGQSTFMVEMLEARNAIVNATQNSLILFDEIGRGTSTYDGMALAQAIIEYIHNRIGAKTLFSTHYHELTVLEEELQKVKNIHVSAVEQNGRVVFLHKIKEGAADKSYGIHVAQLAELPNELIVRANEILTGLESNDPGPVKKEIPAAEKMAEPAAQLSFFEEPEDVKKPSIGSKEKKIIDKVKALDILDMTPMQALNTLYELHRKLKN